GAAACCATTCCGTATTAAACAAATTGACATGTCCAGCCTGGTCGTACCATGTGACCTCCGTCCCTGGGACGGTCACAAACTCACGGCTGTTATAGTCATTGTGCTGCTCATGAACGACCTTAAATTCTTCAGAATACGAATCCTCATACTTTTGCAAATAACTGTTCCCCGAACTAATATCGTACGTGACGTCGTGCTCAGTCGTCCCAAAAAAGTCAAGCGCCGTATTGGCCTGTACATGTTCAAACGCGTCTTTTGGCATGAGGACACCATCGCTAATCGACGTGTGGGCGTGCAGTTCTCCCCGATACAATTTCATTTGTAAATACTCCGCCCTATCGTTCTCGGCACCTGTAGCTGTCGGAAACGACGATAATAGCAACAAAAGCATTGTGATCATTCCAGTGATGACATGCACTCGTTTACTTTTCATCGTAAACCCCTCTCCTATACTGGATTGGACGATCCATCTTGCGTAAACAGGTTCACCTCCTTATTTAATTAATCAATTTGATTGATCAAATGAATCATATCGAAGAATTGTTAAGGAATGATTAATGTCTTGTTTATTTTCTCTAAAAAAGAACGCTTTTATTCGTTCTCTTACTCCCCATTGGCCTGTCGCTTTTGCCCTTCATCCGTCTTGGTCACTTTTTCCAGCCATGGCAGTGTCAGCTTAAATGCTTTTATCTCTGCAAAGGTCATCCTCACTTGCTTGGCTAAGCTTGAGAGCGTTCGAGGCGCATAGAAAGCGGTCGGAAAATGCAGCTTTTTTGTAATATACTTCATACGCCTCATATGAAATGAGTTTGAAATGAGCAGTGTCGAATGAAGGTCATGCTGCCGTAAAATCGTTTTACAATAGACAATGTTAAATACAGTGTTTCTCGCCTTTGTTTCTAACAAAATGTCTTCTGCACGTACCCCTTGATTGATTAAATACGCTTTCATAATGTCTGCTTCTGTTTTTGTTGAAGTGACCGCCCCCCCTGTTAAGATGATTTTTTTATAGTGGTATCGCTCCATGAGCGCAAGCGCTGCATCAAGTCTTTCTTTTAACAAAGGATGAACTTGATCATTTTTACATTGGTAGCCAAGGATGATTAAAGCGTCAGCATCCTTGGCGTGAACAGAAAAGCTATGCATCCAAATAAAAAAAATGAGTGGCGTTGCTAAACTAATAATGAGAAGGAAGATCATAATGTCCAATGAAGAGAACCCTTTCGTATGTAATCGAGCAATTTATACGTGCACATATTTCGCGATGGCCTGCGCAACACCGTCCTCTTCATTTGTCGCGGTCACAACGTGGGCGACTGCTTTAATCTCGTCGACCGCGTTATCCATGGCTACACTTAAGCCTGCCTGTTTCATTAAGGAAAGATCGTTTGGACTGTCGCCAACCGCCATGACTTCTGACATCTCAATGCCTAAAAGCTCACAAACCCGCTGAACGCCGGCTGCTTTCGTTACACCTTTTTTCGTCACTTCCATATTAAACGGCGTCGATTGAGTGATTTCGACCGAAGGCCATTGGCTCACCTCGTCCCAAATCTCTTTGTGAACAGTTAAATCTTTCGAGCTAATGCCGAACTTCATCCACCCTCGTTCGAGCATATCTGCTGTCCATTCGTCACGACCTGTCACACTTTCGACGCTATACCCCCAAAACCAAACGTCGGCGTCAACAGCTAGTTCATACAGTTTTTGCAAATCTTTCTGCGCGATAAAATGACGTTCGTGCAAATTTCCCGCACCTTCCCAAATCTCACCGCCATTGACAAGCACCATCGGTCCAGTTAAACCTAGCTCCTTCCAATACTTTTCAGCTGTCTGAAACCCGCGACCTGTCGCAAAAATGACATGGACGCCCTGCTCATGCACGTGCTGAATTTGCCTCTTCGTTTCTGTCGTGATCTCCTTATCGTCTGTGAGCAGTGTCCCATCTAAATCGAGTGCGACTAAACGGTAATTGTGTTTCATGTCGGTGTCTCCTTTTATGTGTAAATTATAATGAGA
This DNA window, taken from Litoribacterium kuwaitense, encodes the following:
- a CDS encoding Cof-type HAD-IIB family hydrolase; this encodes MKHNYRLVALDLDGTLLTDDKEITTETKRQIQHVHEQGVHVIFATGRGFQTAEKYWKELGLTGPMVLVNGGEIWEGAGNLHERHFIAQKDLQKLYELAVDADVWFWGYSVESVTGRDEWTADMLERGWMKFGISSKDLTVHKEIWDEVSQWPSVEITQSTPFNMEVTKKGVTKAAGVQRVCELLGIEMSEVMAVGDSPNDLSLMKQAGLSVAMDNAVDEIKAVAHVVTATNEEDGVAQAIAKYVHV
- a CDS encoding YdcF family protein, giving the protein MIFLLIISLATPLIFFIWMHSFSVHAKDADALIILGYQCKNDQVHPLLKERLDAALALMERYHYKKIILTGGAVTSTKTEADIMKAYLINQGVRAEDILLETKARNTVFNIVYCKTILRQHDLHSTLLISNSFHMRRMKYITKKLHFPTAFYAPRTLSSLAKQVRMTFAEIKAFKLTLPWLEKVTKTDEGQKRQANGE